TTAAGTGGGCAAGAAGACTGGGAAATAATGAAGATAATTTTGTCACCTCAATCTGGTTGGAAGCCAAAGGTAAACTCTCCTTTCAAGGTTATTTTGAAGGTACATGTGATTTGAATCCTGGATTGCCAACCAATTACTTTACAGTGAATTCAACAAATCATGGATATTTTCAGTTAGTGTTGGATTCACTTGGGAATTATGTACAAGCCTCTGTTCCTGGTGGATTAAACGAAATGTTGGATATGAGATTCAAAGGTAAGAATGTTTATAATCAAGAATACTTCCTTGGAGCAGCAACCGATTCTGCCGATTTAGATCCGGGGCCAGGAAAGTATTATCTGGGAGCAAATAATGGCTACTTTATAATGAAGGTTGGAGCCTGCCAATATCCTTATCCTGCCGGAACTATTGCAGGTGAAGTGCATCCATGCGAAGGTGACTCAACTGTATATTCTATTGCACCTGTTTACGGAGCAAACAGTTATGTATGGACAGTTCCTGCCGGTAATACAATTAGTAATGGACAGGGCACTAATTCCGTTAATATATTGATTGGAACCAACCCCGGTAGTGTAACTGTTTCTCCTGTTAATACCTGCAATGTAGGGGCAACTAATGGTATATCTATTACCCCAAGTGGTATTCCGGTTATTACCAGTCAACCAACTAATCAAACTGTAGATCTTCATGATACTGTTATGTTTGTAGTTCATTGTCAAAATCTTGGCGTAACTTGTCAATGGCAAAGAAAATACCTAGCAAATTTTGTCAATATTCCACCAAGTATCTATTTCTCTGGAATCAATAGCGATACACTTTTAGTTTTTGCAAATCATATGAGTTTGAATAATTATGTGTTTAGATGCATATTGGCTCCCGGTGCTGATTGCTCTGATACTACTAATCAGGTAACCCTAACAATAATTAATAATACAGGGATTGATGAAAGTTCAAAAATTCAATCATTAAGTATTTTCCCAAACCCGGTTTCAAATTCAGGAACAATCTCTTTTACACTTAAGAAAGCTGAAATTGTAAAGATTCAATTGACGGATGTCAGTGGAAGAGAAATGCAAATTATTGCGAATAAACAATTCAAAGCAGGTATAAGCAATCTGAATTGGGAAGCCTATCAGCTCATGTCTGGAATTTATTTCCTAAAACTGGAAGGAGAAAATTTTACAGAAACGAAAAAAGTAATCGTACTTAACTGATACAATTTCCCCCTTTCTCATCCTTTCTTAACTACTTTTATTCAATCGTTACTTTATCATAGCGTTCCATATCTTTATTAATCATGCGCAACAATAAACCATTGTCTTTATCTAAACTAATGGTGCTGGGCATAGGATCATAGCACCAACCTTGGTTTCTAAATAAATCTTTGC
This region of Bacteroidota bacterium genomic DNA includes:
- a CDS encoding T9SS type A sorting domain-containing protein — its product is MRKLFVLLLLLFFFTRINAQNFQWAIPALNGSTAFDPDGNILRAGFFQGTYDFDPGLGVFNLSTSPNSNNLYVAKYDTSGNLLWATGFNLYSVNYSHSLLVDDQGCVYIAGTLYSGTYDFNPGPATYNLSFGHTSGFIVKLSKNGNFIWAGTIPGIGFVSTSIINSMQFDLFGNLILTGTFLGLVDFDPSPSATYQVNSTTGWAGSYDGFLLKLDTSRAFIGLKFFGGGGDCNPTNMTADINGNFFISGFFLDTVDFDAGPGITNLINTSTIDYKYFVCKYDSYLNFKWAKSFNISNAVFRNFCIPDSSGNVIISGDFKGTVDFDPGSGTTNITALGTYPDIVMCKLDSGGDFKWARRLGNNEDNFVTSIWLEAKGKLSFQGYFEGTCDLNPGLPTNYFTVNSTNHGYFQLVLDSLGNYVQASVPGGLNEMLDMRFKGKNVYNQEYFLGAATDSADLDPGPGKYYLGANNGYFIMKVGACQYPYPAGTIAGEVHPCEGDSTVYSIAPVYGANSYVWTVPAGNTISNGQGTNSVNILIGTNPGSVTVSPVNTCNVGATNGISITPSGIPVITSQPTNQTVDLHDTVMFVVHCQNLGVTCQWQRKYLANFVNIPPSIYFSGINSDTLLVFANHMSLNNYVFRCILAPGADCSDTTNQVTLTIINNTGIDESSKIQSLSIFPNPVSNSGTISFTLKKAEIVKIQLTDVSGREMQIIANKQFKAGISNLNWEAYQLMSGIYFLKLEGENFTETKKVIVLN